One Brassica napus cultivar Da-Ae chromosome C2, Da-Ae, whole genome shotgun sequence DNA window includes the following coding sequences:
- the LOC125581736 gene encoding uncharacterized protein LOC125581736, with translation MPVTPEVILPIDPFVTPEFPRFSRLAHWMDLRGIYRVPFYINGREIEKEFFQKMDDAEKNLNKEHINVAFEMLNCKRVEQGAWFRNNNLPAACFVPVRFLEVVGYAYESVRKPHKKKQTLLEGCVGELVKGLIHPKKVWLEDVDVIYGVIEDKLSYHYIGVEIQLIDNTITLFHCGLPKANIKRALNQIQELAGKNSL, from the exons ATGCCTGTAACACCTGAGGTAATCCTTCCAATTGATCCATTTGTGACACCTGAATTTCCTCGGTTTTCAAGGCTTGCACACTGGATGGATCTACGGGGCATATATCGTGT ACCGTTTTATATCAATGGAAGAGAAATTGAAAAAGAGTTCTTTCAAaaaatggacgatgcagaaaaGAATCTCAACAAAGAG CACATAAATGTTGCATTTGAAATGCTAAATTGTAAGAGGGTTGAGCAAGGTGCTTGGTTCCGCAACAACAATCTTCCAGCAGCATGCTTTGTACCAGTCAGATTcttagaagtggttgggtacgcTTATGAATCTGTCAGGAAGCcacataagaaaaaacaaacgtTATTGGAGGGCTGTGTAGGCGAACTTGTGAAAGGTTTAATACATCCAAAGAAGGTATGGCTGGAAGATGTTGATGTTATATATGGTGTCATTGAAGATAAGTTGAGCTATCACTATATTGGGGTGGAGATACAATTGATTGATAACACAATCACACTCTTCCATTGTGGTCTTCCAAAAGCAAATATCAAACGTGCTCTTAATCAAATCCAAGAACTGGCAGGTAAAAACTCTTtgtga
- the LOC106451706 gene encoding uncharacterized protein LOC106451706, whose protein sequence is MENAKKDLKKEHIDGAFAMLNCRRNENAAWFHNYKIPKACFLPMEFLHCLLSHDLAYKKEKVKGKKIFNDLFKDIVRGKVYPEKTWGEDVDVVYGITLGKKSNVWIGMEIHLKKKRITVYDCFQKESNNIDIPQVKKLAVLISDLLVESSGDEVDKVKMIPFEVEQAQGLPKTKHPFNCGIFLVKILECQSLKIGDMTKINDDNALELRRTLSCEIFNQFVDESFGK, encoded by the exons ATGGAAAATGCAAAAAAGGACCTTAAGAAAGAG cacatTGATGGAGCCTTTGCAATGCTAAATTGCAGAAGAAATGAGAATGCTGCTTGGTTCCACAACTACAAGATTCCAAAGGCGTGCTTCCTACCTATGGAGTTCTTGCATTGCTTGCTCTCTCATGATTTGGCttacaagaaagaaaaggtcaaaggtaaaaagattttcaacgatttatttaaagatattgtAAGAGGGAAGGTATATCCAGAGAAGACATGGGGAGAAGATGTTGATGTTGTGTATGGGATTACTCTTGGAAAAAAAAGCAATGTCTGGATTGGGATGGAAattcatttgaagaagaaaagaatcacaGTATATGATTGTTTTCAAAAGGAAAGCAACAACATTGATATTCCTCAAGTGAAAAAGTTGGCAG tGTTGATTTCTGATCTGCTGGTGGAATCTTCTGGTGATGAGGTAGATAAAGTGAAGATGATTCCATTTGAGGTTGAGCAGGCACAAGGTTTACCCAAGACAAAACATCCTTTCAACTGTGGGATATTTCTTGTCAAGATTCTGGAGTGCCAGTCATTGAAGATAGGAGACATGACAAAGATTAATGATGACAATGCATTGGAGCTAAGGAGAACCTTGTCTTGTGAGATCTTCAACCAATTTGTGGATGAGAGCTTTGGGAAATGA